The proteins below are encoded in one region of Euryarchaeota archaeon:
- a CDS encoding cation transporter encodes MHDHSGHATNTPGRLRSIRVALFVSVVLLLAKVLLYAQTGFVVVLAEALHSLTDILQIVLLLLAARFSAAPPDEKHPFGYGRIENLAAVLVSILFVLLVAAGLVREAMLSLGRPHDPGTDTSLALAVLGSSGVLLLWPLALALKDQRAEGGVVRAQAMESLNDVLGVAAAMGGIALVAAGFSQGDAFATILVAGLIVYNAIRLFLSNVPYLIGGSPAHEYYVRVETVAKGVSGVQGVHSMAAEYVGPNRVHLDLHLTVAPKMTIEEADVVSHEVRDRLENELGGVFTTIHFCSSSGERRRFGHDSEGRSTPKAR; translated from the coding sequence GTGCACGACCACAGCGGCCACGCCACAAACACACCGGGTCGCCTGAGGAGCATCCGTGTCGCGCTCTTCGTCTCCGTCGTGTTGCTTCTTGCCAAGGTCCTTCTCTACGCGCAGACCGGGTTCGTGGTGGTCCTTGCCGAGGCCCTCCACAGCCTCACCGACATCCTGCAGATAGTGCTACTGCTCCTTGCCGCGCGCTTCAGCGCGGCCCCGCCCGATGAGAAACACCCTTTCGGTTACGGGCGGATCGAGAACCTCGCGGCCGTCCTCGTGTCGATCCTGTTCGTGCTCCTGGTCGCGGCAGGCCTCGTGCGGGAAGCCATGCTTTCGCTAGGCCGCCCGCATGACCCTGGCACCGACACCAGCCTCGCGCTCGCGGTCCTCGGAAGTAGCGGTGTCCTCCTCCTGTGGCCACTCGCCCTCGCCCTCAAAGATCAGCGCGCCGAGGGCGGCGTCGTCCGGGCGCAGGCCATGGAGAGCCTGAACGACGTCTTGGGCGTCGCGGCCGCGATGGGTGGGATCGCTCTTGTGGCCGCCGGCTTTTCCCAGGGCGACGCCTTCGCGACGATCCTGGTGGCGGGCCTCATCGTCTACAACGCCATCCGGCTGTTCCTCTCGAACGTGCCGTATCTCATCGGAGGGTCCCCCGCTCACGAGTACTACGTCCGCGTGGAGACCGTGGCGAAGGGCGTCTCCGGCGTCCAAGGCGTCCACTCGATGGCGGCCGAGTACGTGGGCCCTAACCGCGTGCATCTCGACTTGCACCTCACCGTCGCTCCCAAGATGACCATAGAGGAGGCCGATGTCGTATCCCACGAGGTGCGCGACCGATTGGAAAACGAACTCGGGGGTGTCTTCACGACCATCCATTTCTGTTCGTCGAGTGGCGAGCGAAGGCGGTTCGGCCACGACTCAGAAGGGCGTTCGACGCCGAAGGCGCGGTAA
- a CDS encoding cupredoxin domain-containing protein: MRKVSSRLAVGTITLLLAFGSAGVLAHASAAQSKTIEQAVYLHEAPLHIAPERLAATSIDTIVMNILNAGASEHDLLVCGDARSSDCGQKIAFTGPMAPNATVTLDFTLTEPGTFEYYCTIPGHKAAGMRGALEVAAVSSQATPGPTPLAIVAAGVALALFSSRRKA, from the coding sequence ATGCGGAAGGTATCCAGCAGATTGGCCGTCGGGACGATCACATTGCTCCTCGCGTTCGGATCGGCCGGCGTCTTGGCCCACGCGAGCGCCGCCCAGTCGAAAACAATCGAGCAGGCGGTCTACCTGCACGAGGCCCCGCTCCACATCGCGCCGGAAAGGCTCGCCGCGACCTCGATCGACACGATAGTGATGAACATCCTCAACGCGGGCGCCTCCGAGCACGACCTGCTCGTTTGCGGCGACGCCCGTTCTTCTGACTGCGGCCAAAAGATCGCCTTCACCGGGCCCATGGCGCCAAACGCGACCGTGACCCTCGACTTCACGTTGACGGAACCTGGGACCTTCGAGTACTACTGCACGATCCCGGGCCACAAAGCGGCGGGGATGCGCGGTGCTCTCGAAGTGGCGGCCGTGTCGTCGCAGGCGACGCCGGGCCCCACGCCCCTCGCCATCGTCGCCGCGGGAGTCGCCCTTGCGCTCTTCTCGTCCCGGAGGAAAGCTTGA